In a genomic window of Pseudomonas putida:
- a CDS encoding TetR/AcrR family transcriptional regulator encodes MAKSKSSISSPNGHQGRANQRNRTRQALIEAAVALREEGLNPTIAEVAERAMVSRATAYRYFPSPEALISETAMDRDMQPLEHFWQPGDDPAKGMGLAADALNRLLIGDEVGLRMMERSFMTVWLENQPDESPLRPGRRMSYIEPIVDSLKGVLPPRARKRLKQALSMVMGTEALIAVRDVGGASVDESLSAAAWAARALVRQALEEQEARRKPAP; translated from the coding sequence ATGGCCAAATCGAAGTCAAGCATCTCATCCCCGAACGGTCATCAGGGCCGCGCCAACCAGCGCAATCGAACCCGTCAGGCACTGATCGAGGCCGCTGTGGCGTTGCGCGAGGAGGGGCTGAACCCGACGATTGCCGAGGTGGCGGAGCGCGCGATGGTGTCGCGGGCCACGGCCTATCGCTACTTTCCCTCGCCGGAAGCGTTGATCAGCGAGACGGCGATGGACCGTGACATGCAGCCGCTGGAGCACTTCTGGCAACCGGGAGACGACCCGGCCAAGGGCATGGGCCTGGCAGCGGATGCGCTGAACCGGCTGCTGATCGGCGACGAGGTGGGCCTGCGCATGATGGAGCGTTCGTTCATGACCGTGTGGCTGGAAAACCAGCCCGACGAATCGCCTCTGCGGCCGGGGCGACGCATGAGCTATATCGAGCCGATTGTCGACTCGCTCAAGGGCGTGCTCCCACCCCGGGCGCGCAAGCGGCTGAAGCAGGCGCTGTCAATGGTCATGGGCACCGAGGCGTTGATCGCGGTACGCGATGTGGGCGGCGCGAGCGTCGACGAGTCTTTGAGCGCCGCGGCCTGGGCGGCGAGGGCGCTGGTGCGTCAGGCATTGGAGGAACAAGAGGCACGACGCAAACCTGCTCCCTGA
- a CDS encoding GGDEF domain-containing protein, with the protein MALDPPTMLTISVALAAAAALYLAIEWRSIREPSLLCFSAGFTTITVGSTLALLRMSGLLLIGIWFANGLLVLAHWLFLLGVARFTRVRLARAWYLIFVAWLALLFLPDDPSWSKIMLVANSLLVALLSIRASFLLRPHGKSLSVGAVQLRYVLMAHGIFYIAKALTAVVPGTLIDLASLRGEIIQISLVEGVMAIMLIALSMTGTERYRREKKIAHLAERDPLTTLYNRRAFEVRAMRLLGEVSVDRPGALLLIDIDNFKLVNDLYGHTAGDRLLVTLSEIIVSQLPEGALAARLGGDEFVIVFRDASNERIIELGSTLRDRFYGAASQAFDTPEAVTLSIGAHLFDQPPASLTEIIEPGDVALYQSKRGGRDSIRLVDGTRTGAEPLRVD; encoded by the coding sequence ATGGCGCTCGACCCTCCCACTATGTTGACTATCTCCGTCGCCCTCGCTGCGGCCGCCGCGTTGTACCTGGCGATCGAGTGGCGCAGCATTCGGGAACCTTCTCTGCTGTGTTTCAGCGCGGGTTTTACCACGATCACCGTGGGCTCCACCCTCGCCCTGTTGCGCATGAGCGGTCTGTTGCTGATCGGTATCTGGTTCGCCAACGGCCTGTTGGTGCTGGCTCACTGGCTGTTCCTGCTGGGGGTTGCGCGTTTTACCCGTGTGCGGCTGGCCCGGGCCTGGTACCTGATTTTCGTGGCGTGGCTGGCTCTGCTGTTTCTGCCGGATGATCCGTCATGGTCGAAGATCATGCTGGTAGCCAATTCGCTGCTGGTGGCGCTGTTGTCGATCCGGGCCAGTTTCCTCCTGCGCCCCCACGGCAAGTCGTTGAGCGTGGGGGCGGTGCAGTTGCGTTATGTGCTGATGGCCCACGGGATTTTCTATATCGCCAAGGCGTTGACGGCGGTGGTGCCGGGCACGCTGATCGATCTGGCGTCGTTGCGCGGCGAGATCATCCAGATTTCGCTGGTTGAAGGGGTCATGGCGATCATGCTGATTGCCTTGTCGATGACCGGCACCGAGCGTTATCGGCGCGAGAAAAAGATCGCGCACTTGGCCGAGCGTGATCCATTGACCACCCTGTACAACCGTCGCGCCTTTGAAGTGCGGGCCATGCGTCTGCTGGGCGAGGTTTCGGTGGACCGGCCGGGCGCCCTGCTGCTGATTGATATCGACAACTTCAAGCTGGTCAATGATCTGTATGGACACACGGCGGGCGACCGTCTGCTAGTGACGTTGAGCGAGATCATCGTTTCGCAGTTGCCTGAGGGTGCACTGGCGGCCCGTTTGGGCGGCGACGAATTCGTCATCGTGTTCCGCGATGCATCAAATGAGCGAATCATCGAATTGGGCAGCACCTTGCGCGACCGTTTCTACGGCGCGGCTTCACAGGCGTTCGACACGCCGGAAGCGGTGACCCTGAGCATCGGCGCCCACCTGTTCGACCAGCCACCGGCCAGCCTGACGGAGATCATCGAGCCCGGTGACGTGGCGCTGTACCAGTCCAAGCGCGGTGGGCGAGACAGTATTCGTCTGGTCGATGGCACCCGCACTGGGGCCGAGCCGTTGCGGGTGGACTGA